cttcctcgtTGTATCTCactccctcacttccccttcctccctcgccTTGTACCTAACACCAGccctccacctctgctccttcccttctgtcctcCATCCCTAACTCTTCCACTCTCCCCGCATCTCTGGGGGAATAGGGACACCTTGGGGGCAACTTCATGTTTAGAAGAATCAGGaattctaccagctctgtggttCTGGCACATAGCCATCCCagaggctctcccctctcccactgagATGGAGTAGAACTCCCTGATGCCCTCACCCTACCTCTGCCAAGGGCCCATGGAGAGTGGAGAGGAATGCCAGGCTGAGAGCCTGAAAGAGCTAAACTGTTCTATTCTGTGTTCTATTAAGAACGTGAGTCCTACATAGGACAGGCGCcgagtccaacctcattaacctgtacctaccccagagccttGAGCagcacttggcagatagtaagtatttaagtaccattattattattatttattattattctgttctgcTCAGGTGATCGAGAAGAACTCGAGCGGCTGGTGGTACATCCAGATAGAGGAATCGGAGGGCTGGGCTCCGGCAACCTTCATCGACAAGTACAAAAAGACCAGCAACGCCTCAAGACCTAACTTCTTAGCCCCTCTGCCCACCGAACTGGCCCAGCTCCACctgggggaggccggggtggaGAACCACGTCAACAGCAACTGCGTCGAAgccaccggcccggcccggccgctccccgAAGCCCCGCACAACGGTCTGGATTCTGGGGcggggtgggccagggactggaaggggaagcagcCGCCCTGGAACGCCTCCGCCGCCACGTCGGGCTTGGCCGGCTACGAGGAGATCTCCGATCCCgacgcagaggagaagcccagccTGCCCCCACGCAAGGAGTCCATGATCAAATCGGACGGGGAGATGCAGGAGAGGGAGCGGCAGAGGCTTGACCAGCTCAAGGGACCCCCGCCGAAGCCCCCCGGGATGATTTTGCCGATGATCCCACCCAAGCACGCTCCCCCGACCAAGGACGGCAAGAAGCCGGAGCCGAAATCTGAGAAGGGCAAGCTGTTCCAGCTGAAAAATGAAATGGGACTGGAGTGTGGGCACAAGATATTGGCCAAAGAGGTGAAGAAGCCGAACCTCCGGCCCATCGTCAAGTCCAAAGCGGACGCGTCCGAGGACaagcccgagccccccgcccccaaccccttctTAAAATCCAAACCTCAGGTCAGGCCCAAACCGGGGGCTTCCCCCCGGACGGAACCCTCTCAGCCAGTGGACATTTCCCACCTCCGGAGCAAGCTGCGGCCCGCCAAGTCTCAGGAGAAACCCGTGGAGGAGGAGACCCCCCCAGATGGCCCTGCCAACAGCCCACCGCTCACGGGGGAAGCTCCCAACAGGGCTCAGGAGCGAGCTCCGGCCGACCCCAAGGTACCCCCGAAGCCGGACGTCCCCGTGCCGAAGGAGGCTCCCCCGAGACCTCCTCCGGGGTCAGCCAAGCCTGTTGACCCTGAGCTCAAAGGTGGACCGGGCCCCCAGCAGAGACCAGTGGTGCCTCCCCGGAGACCCCCACCTCCAAAGAAGaccacccggcccctgccggaAGTCAAGGGGCAGCAGCGAGAGGGGCAGGACACCAAGGCTACGGGGACTCCAGGTCGACCCATGCTGGTTCCTCCAAAAGCCAAACCATTTCTGAATGCCCTGGAGGAGACCAGGGGGAAGGGTGGCCTGGGGCCCAAGGGGCCGGGCAAGACcggggaggccagggagaagcCCGGCTCAGCTCCCGTCCCCCACGCAGAGGTCCCCAGAGATGCCTTGTACGTAGCCCTGGCTGACTTCGAAGGCGATGAGGAGACCAGCGGTTTCCAGGAGGGGACGGTGTTTGAGGTGCGGGAGAAGAACAGCAACGGCTGGTGGTTCTGCCGGGTCCTGAGCGGGGCCTCCTCGTGGGAAGGCTGGATTCCTTCCAACTACCTGAGAAAGAAGCCATagtgcccacctctcccctctcactcctccacctcttcctggcCGTGGGTCCCTTCCCCGGGGCTCTGcccaggtatttaattctcttCCTAATTTATGGTTTCTCATAAGGCTTTAACCAAGGATGAGGCTGGAGGGCTctgagttggggtttttttccatgcGTCTCCCAGAGGGCTAAGATGGTGAGGCGCGGAGTTTTCGTGCTGAGCCGGTGTCTCTGAGGCCAGCCTCGTTGCCAGCTCCATTTTGGAATGGCCTTCCCAAGGTCAACAGGCACCGGCTCTGCGGGACCTCGGGGCGGCTTGTGACCCCGTAGCAGAGATCTTGGCCGGAGATGCTCAGTAGAGGAGTTGGAAGTTAGAGGTCTTGCCTTGGGGTTTTGGCAGCTGGCCGGGGAAGACCAGGGAGGGACTTAACCCGACTTTCCCCACAAGCCCCTCCAGCCCACAGCTTTGGTGCCTTCCAGAACTCCCCTGTCACCCCCAGGGGCTGCCCTATCCCCAAAGTCTCGGGGATGACCCCACAGAGAGACCACAATTTTCACCAGTCGGGGACATCCCGGGCCATAAGATAtccagtctttccccactctgggTACGCCCGCCCTTGCACCTAAGGCAAAGATGTCTGTCCCGTCGGGAGACCCTCTGCCTCTCCGTTACTTGGGAGCAGCGCTGGGGCTGGGGATaaattctcctccttcctgcaGCTCCCCGTTCCTGCCCCCTCCTTACTCCTTGCTTTCCTCAGGGCCGCCGCCCTCATCATCCTGGTTCTGGGCTGGGTGGAGCTGGCGGGAGGGAGAGATCACAGGGTGAGTCCACTTAGGCCTCCAGTTCCATACCAGAATGGACCAAGGCGAGACCTGGCCAGCCTGAGAGTCCCCTGACAGCATCGCCCTCCCGCTGCCCTGCAGGCTCTGGAAATAATGATGCCTTTGTGGAATCGGCGAAAAACCCAGGCCCTCAGGAAAATGAGCTGTGCTGAACTCCTCAGGTCCTGGCTTGGTACCCGTCAAGAGGCATACGCCACGTTCTCTGGGATTTGACTTGACGTCAGAGGGAAAAGTTGTGCCTTTTGGACCCTACCTGCTTCCTCCTAAAAAACCTGTCCCCCCTGCAGTCTACCATAGAGAATTTGTCTTCCTATCTTACTTGGGGTCTAACCTGTTTTTCGCATTCTCTGCCATGTCTATTGGGTTGTGCATCGTGCTTCTGGAGACTTTCTTCCTTGGTCCTTTCTCCCTGGAAGGACCTGCAGCTGGTGAGATCCGGTCCCTGCTCAGAACACACTCCCTCTAGGGCTGGATGCCTGACCTGGCCCTCAGAGCAGAGGGCAGCTAATGGCGGTGGGTATTAAATTTGCCCAATATTATTCCCCTCTTCTACCCATTCCTTGGCATATGGTGCTTTTTTATGCTTGTTTACACTTGTGGAGTGATGGCCACAAGGGAATCTAGAAAAATCAAGCTCCACTTCTCCCCCCAATCTAAGCCCCAGAGGGTATGTGATGGGCTCTGGACCATCGGTGAAAACCCTCAAATCACATCACCCTCCACCCCGTTGGactgaagggattttttttccccctgctttttcctgAATCGCCTCCCCCATCATCATTTGCCTCCTGCTTGTGACCTCCCATGATCCCATGGCTTCCCCCAAGCAGTTCTGAACTCAATTCTGTCT
This genomic stretch from Ornithorhynchus anatinus isolate Pmale09 chromosome X1, mOrnAna1.pri.v4, whole genome shotgun sequence harbors:
- the SH3PXD2B gene encoding SH3 and PX domain-containing protein 2B, giving the protein MSRRSIVEVKVLDVQKRRVPNKHYVYIIKVTWSGGPTEAIYRRYSKFFDLQMQMLDKFPMEGGQKDPKQRIIPFLPGKILFRRSHIRDVAVKRLIPIDEYCKALIQLPPYISQCDEVLRFFETRPEDLNPPKEEHIGKKKAGGDGGSSDPMVLEQYVAVADYQKQESSEISLAVGQLVDIIEKNESGWWFVSTADGQGWVPATCLEGQDGAQEELALQPEEEEKYTVIYPYTARDQDEISLDRGATVEVMQKNLEGWWKIRYQGKEGWAPASYLKKGSGEPFPPKLGSGPSAQSCALDLDGTSWQQNSTSREKDGLNNQRDGKLDGRQGSDGDFKRRSPKMRQRPPPRRDLTIPRGLNLPKPPVPPQVEEEYYTIADFQTTIPDGISFQAGLKVEVIEKNSSGWWYIQIEESEGWAPATFIDKYKKTSNASRPNFLAPLPTELAQLHLGEAGVENHVNSNCVEATGPARPLPEAPHNGLDSGAGWARDWKGKQPPWNASAATSGLAGYEEISDPDAEEKPSLPPRKESMIKSDGEMQERERQRLDQLKGPPPKPPGMILPMIPPKHAPPTKDGKKPEPKSEKGKLFQLKNEMGLECGHKILAKEVKKPNLRPIVKSKADASEDKPEPPAPNPFLKSKPQVRPKPGASPRTEPSQPVDISHLRSKLRPAKSQEKPVEEETPPDGPANSPPLTGEAPNRAQERAPADPKVPPKPDVPVPKEAPPRPPPGSAKPVDPELKGGPGPQQRPVVPPRRPPPPKKTTRPLPEVKGQQREGQDTKATGTPGRPMLVPPKAKPFLNALEETRGKGGLGPKGPGKTGEAREKPGSAPVPHAEVPRDALYVALADFEGDEETSGFQEGTVFEVREKNSNGWWFCRVLSGASSWEGWIPSNYLRKKP